One segment of Gemmatimonadota bacterium DNA contains the following:
- a CDS encoding serine/threonine protein kinase, with amino-acid sequence MATVYLARDEQHFRQVALKAFRLESDAGDGADRFLQEIKVVARLAHPNILPLHDSGQIDGFLYYVMPFVPGESLRQRLEREGALPIADALAIAGQVASALAYAHSHDVIHRDIKPDNILFLAGQAVVADFGIARAISAGGWKRKDLLEERVGTPAYMSPEQASGGSRAVDHRSDLYSLGCVLYEMLTGEPPFRGTTPEDLVVQHLEAEPAPVETRRATVPPELRRLVGRALSKNPADRYATAHQFAEAIARVQQGEAAAATPAEPLPVRRAAIPWRWLLPAAAIAAVVYAAFVTAATRRGLGAGATDPGHLAVAPFVHHEGAAPLLLTGEQCARLLREALTRWDDVSVVDSRWFDDRIARLPAPAELDELLRLAREARAGRLLSGEVWPFRDSVRIRGVLYETGRGARVLRERTVTVSASLEDLEARFTELADSLLLPRPQAAAAAGGVLGTRLIAAWQAYDSAHAALARWDLPAAATGFTEALDRDPGYGLAHLWLAQTQNWLGRSPDTWRDHALAGLGARPALPPPEREWALALAALAEQHYPEACDRYEAMIRRDSLDYRGWYGRAECRSRDPIVLADAASPSGWRFRSSYQAAINDYHHAMLLVPSAHQAFRGAAFARLTRVYYAETNIYRRGSRADPAASEFAAFPVLSGDTLAFVPWPQDQIGSGATAARGGAAVDAIVRNRRRLTQLTGEWVRAFPGSVPALEASALALELSGEFGATGGAGDSAVLRIRDAARRATDHGDRVRLASTALRLLVKRERFTEAAALADSLLTATPDPTTEEAPYLAAAAALTGRASLAAALARRAAPDEVIWSPEGAVLPVPLPLRETALALEAFAAVGAPADSLDALLQVALRQLSGYLAGARREAADAALLDRTRVLLFPDDRSRPTPRTRKSVDYLVLLHEAVRSHRPAEARAMMARVAEQRRDRPFGRVAVEGAIAEALAELGMGDTTAAVARLDGYLDGLGGAGIDLTERTVAAGSLVRLLALRARLADAQGDRPMARRRAGDVLALWGRADPGLAPVLAEMRALRARPS; translated from the coding sequence ATGGCCACCGTCTACCTGGCCCGGGATGAGCAGCACTTCCGTCAGGTGGCGCTCAAGGCGTTCCGGCTGGAGTCCGACGCCGGCGACGGCGCCGACCGGTTTCTTCAGGAGATCAAGGTGGTGGCGCGGCTGGCCCACCCCAACATCCTCCCGCTGCACGATTCGGGGCAGATCGACGGCTTCCTCTACTACGTGATGCCCTTCGTGCCGGGGGAGAGCCTCCGGCAGCGGCTGGAACGGGAGGGGGCCCTGCCGATCGCCGATGCCCTGGCCATCGCGGGCCAGGTGGCCTCCGCCCTCGCGTACGCGCACAGTCACGACGTCATCCACCGCGACATCAAGCCCGACAACATCCTCTTCCTCGCCGGCCAGGCGGTGGTCGCCGACTTCGGCATCGCCCGCGCCATCAGCGCCGGCGGCTGGAAGCGGAAGGACCTCCTGGAGGAACGGGTCGGGACGCCGGCCTACATGAGCCCGGAGCAGGCCAGCGGCGGCTCCCGCGCGGTGGACCATCGCAGCGACCTCTACAGCCTCGGCTGCGTGCTGTACGAGATGCTCACCGGCGAGCCGCCCTTCCGCGGCACCACGCCCGAGGACCTGGTGGTCCAGCACCTCGAGGCCGAGCCGGCGCCGGTCGAGACCCGCCGCGCCACCGTGCCCCCGGAGCTCCGGCGGCTGGTGGGGCGCGCCCTCTCCAAGAATCCCGCGGACCGCTACGCCACCGCGCATCAGTTCGCCGAGGCCATCGCGCGGGTGCAGCAGGGGGAGGCCGCCGCCGCCACGCCCGCCGAGCCCCTGCCGGTCCGGCGCGCCGCGATCCCGTGGCGCTGGCTGCTCCCCGCGGCCGCCATCGCGGCGGTGGTGTACGCCGCGTTCGTCACCGCCGCCACGCGGCGCGGGCTGGGGGCGGGCGCCACCGATCCCGGGCACCTGGCCGTGGCGCCGTTCGTCCACCACGAGGGGGCCGCGCCGCTGCTGCTCACCGGGGAGCAGTGCGCCCGCCTGCTGCGCGAGGCGCTGACCCGCTGGGACGACGTCTCGGTGGTGGATTCCCGCTGGTTCGACGACCGGATCGCCCGGCTGCCCGCGCCCGCGGAACTCGACGAGTTGCTGCGGCTGGCCCGCGAGGCCCGGGCCGGCCGGCTGCTCTCCGGCGAGGTCTGGCCCTTCCGCGACTCCGTCCGCATCCGCGGCGTGCTGTACGAGACCGGCCGGGGCGCGCGCGTGCTCCGCGAGCGGACGGTCACGGTGTCCGCCTCGCTCGAGGATCTCGAGGCCCGCTTCACCGAGCTGGCCGACTCGCTGCTGCTGCCCCGGCCTCAGGCCGCCGCCGCCGCCGGTGGCGTGCTCGGCACCCGGCTCATCGCGGCCTGGCAGGCCTACGATTCCGCCCACGCGGCGCTCGCGCGGTGGGACCTGCCGGCGGCGGCCACCGGCTTCACCGAGGCGCTGGACCGCGACCCGGGGTACGGCCTCGCGCACCTCTGGCTGGCGCAGACCCAGAACTGGCTGGGGCGCTCCCCCGACACCTGGAGAGACCACGCGCTCGCCGGCCTCGGCGCGCGGCCGGCCCTCCCGCCGCCGGAGCGTGAGTGGGCCCTGGCGCTCGCCGCCCTGGCCGAGCAGCACTACCCCGAGGCCTGCGATCGCTACGAGGCGATGATCCGCCGTGACTCCCTCGACTATCGGGGCTGGTACGGGCGGGCGGAGTGCCGCTCCCGCGACCCGATCGTCCTGGCCGATGCGGCGAGTCCCTCCGGCTGGCGCTTCCGCTCCAGCTACCAGGCGGCGATCAACGACTATCACCACGCGATGCTCCTCGTGCCCTCGGCGCACCAGGCCTTCCGGGGCGCCGCGTTCGCCCGCCTGACGCGCGTCTACTACGCCGAGACCAACATCTACCGGCGCGGCTCCCGCGCCGATCCCGCCGCGTCCGAGTTCGCGGCCTTCCCGGTGCTGTCGGGCGACACCCTGGCCTTCGTGCCGTGGCCGCAGGACCAGATCGGCAGCGGCGCCACGGCGGCCCGTGGCGGCGCCGCGGTCGACGCCATCGTCCGCAACCGCCGTCGCCTCACCCAGCTCACCGGCGAGTGGGTCCGCGCCTTCCCCGGCAGCGTCCCCGCGCTCGAGGCCAGCGCGCTCGCCCTCGAGCTCTCGGGGGAGTTCGGCGCCACCGGCGGGGCCGGTGATTCCGCGGTGCTGCGCATCCGCGACGCCGCCCGGCGTGCCACCGATCACGGCGACCGGGTGCGCCTGGCCAGCACGGCGCTCCGGCTGCTGGTCAAGCGGGAGCGCTTCACCGAGGCCGCCGCCCTGGCCGACTCCCTGCTCACCGCCACGCCCGATCCCACCACCGAGGAGGCTCCCTACCTCGCCGCCGCCGCCGCGCTGACCGGCCGTGCCAGCCTCGCCGCGGCGCTGGCGCGCCGCGCCGCGCCGGACGAGGTGATCTGGAGCCCCGAGGGGGCGGTGCTCCCGGTGCCCCTGCCGCTGCGCGAGACCGCGCTGGCGCTCGAGGCCTTTGCCGCGGTGGGCGCCCCGGCCGACTCGCTGGACGCCCTCCTTCAGGTCGCTCTCCGGCAACTCTCCGGCTACCTTGCCGGGGCGCGCCGCGAGGCGGCGGATGCCGCCCTCCTCGATCGCACCCGGGTGCTGCTCTTTCCGGACGATCGCTCCCGCCCGACCCCGCGCACCCGGAAGAGCGTGGACTACCTGGTGCTGCTGCACGAGGCCGTGCGGAGCCACCGGCCCGCGGAGGCCCGCGCCATGATGGCCCGCGTCGCCGAGCAGCGCCGCGACCGCCCCTTCGGGCGGGTGGCCGTCGAGGGGGCCATTGCCGAGGCGCTCGCGGAGCTGGGCATGGGAGATACCACCGCGGCGGTGGCACGGCTCGACGGATACCTCGACGGGCTCGGCGGGGCCGGGATCGACCTGACCGAACGCACCGTGGCCGCCGGCTCCCTGGTGCGCCTGCTGGCCCTGCGGGCCCGCCTGGCCGACGCCCAGGGCGACCGGCCGATGGCCCGCCGGCGCGCCGGCGATGTCCTGGCCCTCTGGGGCCGGGC